From the Halalkalicoccus sp. CGA53 genome, one window contains:
- a CDS encoding acetamidase/formamidase family protein, whose amino-acid sequence MSITSSNVRADHTVPKRDGNVHSDWNKGREPALVVDPGDVVRVECREPLNDQITPESGVEDLLAVDMDRVHALTGPISVEGAAPGDVLKVELLEITHEGWGWTGFFPGESGIGLLPERFPEPDLYVWDLHEDTGVFRHGIELPLAPFPGVVGVAPAEVGPHSTIPSRSVGGNLDVKHLTEGSTVYLPVEVEGGLLSIGDCHAAQGDGEVCSTGIEAPMDVTVRVSVERGRRIRQPQFESTGPFAPGGADEPMYATAGVSDDLMDAAKRAVWHMIEYLSDEHGLSKADAYLLSSVGVDLKINELVDRPNWVVSAYVSEGLFGEG is encoded by the coding sequence ATGAGCATCACGTCATCGAACGTTCGGGCGGATCACACGGTACCGAAACGGGACGGCAACGTCCACTCGGACTGGAACAAGGGTCGGGAGCCCGCGCTCGTCGTCGACCCCGGCGACGTGGTACGGGTGGAGTGCCGGGAGCCGTTGAACGACCAGATCACGCCCGAGAGCGGCGTCGAGGACCTCCTGGCGGTCGACATGGATCGCGTTCACGCACTGACGGGGCCGATCTCGGTCGAGGGGGCGGCGCCGGGCGACGTGCTGAAAGTCGAACTGCTGGAGATAACCCACGAGGGATGGGGCTGGACGGGGTTCTTCCCCGGGGAATCGGGAATCGGGCTCCTTCCGGAGAGGTTCCCGGAGCCCGATCTGTACGTCTGGGACCTGCACGAAGACACCGGGGTCTTCAGACACGGGATAGAACTGCCGTTGGCCCCGTTTCCGGGCGTCGTCGGCGTCGCTCCGGCAGAGGTCGGACCGCACTCGACGATCCCCTCGCGATCGGTCGGCGGGAACCTCGACGTAAAGCACCTGACCGAGGGCTCGACCGTCTACCTCCCCGTCGAGGTCGAGGGAGGACTGTTGAGCATCGGCGACTGTCACGCCGCACAGGGCGACGGGGAGGTGTGTTCGACGGGTATTGAGGCACCGATGGACGTCACGGTTCGGGTGAGCGTCGAGCGGGGCAGACGGATCCGACAGCCCCAGTTCGAATCGACCGGGCCGTTCGCTCCCGGGGGAGCGGACGAACCGATGTACGCGACGGCCGGGGTGAGCGACGACCTGATGGACGCCGCGAAGAGGGCCGTCTGGCACATGATCGAGTACCTCTCCGACGAGCACGGGCTCTCGAAGGCCGACGCGTACCTCCTGAGTTCGGTGGGTGTCGATCTGAAGATCAACGAACTGGTCGACAGGCCGAACTGGGTGGTCTCGGCGTACGTCTCCGAAGGGCTGTTCGGGGAGGGGTGA
- a CDS encoding 5'-deoxyadenosine deaminase, with protein sequence MLIRGTVVADSATVVEDGAVVTRDDRIAAVGDAEELLDRYPDHERRTFDLVLPGLVNAHVHTVQSLGRGMADDTSLLTWLFEHVLPMEAEMDAEATRVAATLGYLELIESGVTSCVDHLSVNHAEEAFEAAGEVGIRGLLGKVLMDRDSPEGLLENTEEGLRESERLIRRYHGAFSDRIRYAVTPRFAVTCSEECLRGARDLADEYGVRLHTHASENRSEVDRVATETGMRNVEWLDEVGLTGEDVLLAHCVHTDESEREILAETGTNVVHCPSANMKLASGVAPVEEYLGRGIPVALGNDGPPCNNTLDPFTEMREASLLAKSRSFDPTSLPARTVFEMATETGARAAGFDDVGRLREGEKADVIGLGTERARSTPIHDVHSHLVYAARGDDVRFSMVDGRVLYEEDVHLTVDSEEIVEKARRIAQSFG encoded by the coding sequence ATGCTTATCCGAGGGACCGTCGTCGCGGACTCGGCGACGGTCGTAGAGGACGGTGCAGTCGTCACCCGGGACGACCGCATCGCGGCCGTCGGGGACGCGGAGGAACTGCTGGATCGATACCCGGATCACGAGCGCCGGACGTTCGACCTCGTGCTCCCGGGGCTCGTCAACGCACACGTCCACACGGTTCAGAGCCTCGGGCGCGGGATGGCCGACGATACCTCGCTGCTCACCTGGCTCTTCGAGCACGTCCTCCCGATGGAGGCGGAAATGGACGCCGAGGCGACGAGGGTCGCGGCGACGCTCGGCTACCTCGAACTGATCGAGAGCGGCGTGACGAGCTGCGTCGACCACCTCTCGGTGAACCACGCCGAGGAGGCGTTCGAGGCCGCCGGCGAGGTCGGGATCAGGGGTCTGCTCGGGAAAGTGCTGATGGACCGGGACTCGCCGGAGGGGCTCCTGGAGAACACGGAGGAGGGTCTGCGAGAGAGCGAGCGACTCATCCGACGCTACCACGGCGCGTTCTCCGACAGGATACGCTACGCCGTCACCCCTCGCTTCGCCGTCACCTGTTCGGAGGAGTGTCTGCGTGGCGCCCGCGACCTCGCCGACGAGTACGGTGTCAGGCTCCACACCCACGCGAGCGAGAACCGATCCGAGGTCGACCGGGTCGCGACCGAGACTGGAATGCGGAACGTCGAGTGGCTCGACGAGGTCGGCCTCACCGGCGAGGACGTCCTGCTCGCCCACTGCGTCCACACCGACGAGTCGGAGCGAGAGATCCTCGCCGAGACGGGAACGAACGTCGTCCACTGTCCCTCCGCGAACATGAAGCTCGCGAGCGGCGTCGCGCCGGTCGAGGAGTACTTGGGTCGAGGGATCCCCGTCGCGCTCGGCAACGACGGCCCGCCGTGTAACAACACGCTCGACCCGTTCACCGAGATGCGGGAGGCGAGCCTGCTCGCGAAGAGCCGATCGTTCGATCCGACCTCGCTCCCCGCGCGAACTGTCTTCGAGATGGCGACCGAAACCGGTGCACGGGCCGCCGGGTTCGACGACGTCGGCAGGCTTCGAGAGGGCGAAAAGGCGGACGTGATCGGGCTCGGAACGGAGAGAGCCCGATCGACACCGATCCACGACGTCCACTCGCACCTCGTCTACGCGGCTCGCGGCGACGACGTCCGGTTCTCGATGGTCGACGGGCGGGTACTCTACGAGGAGGACGTGCACCTGACGGTCGATAGCGAAGAGATCGTGGAGAAGGCACGACGGATCGCCCAATCGTTCGGGTAG
- a CDS encoding methyltransferase has translation MSQITNRPGAHYDTPAWVVTVLGLCLGSLGLAYLITHPEPLWIWVLEGLLVVTPAAIIVYGGYWIATHSPNRVDRWIVAGWALGGGGIAVALVVGYVLSEQLSGGLVTEFEQLVLFGALGGSVTALLAVISTQRRYRVPDAAYPDEDWTNTDGVGSSSQKTVGQERPDLGLGIPGVALLTDAAGIYRREGLRPLAASSRRFVARTLVDVGLRHQRPYHERKRTDSDDRWEMMAPKLAETDETAVDIGCASGFFTAKLGNEGLTVTGIDVDRERIETAKRTWEGTEGIEFVVERLDPENVSELPPVDVVLLLTVYHHWCEHFGRESAEGMLRELATRSNKIFFEPPGEASHRFQYIGERPIAADESIVEYYTSLLLSVFDGRVEVEHLGEAEYPSSATRTDPVFLIDCQEYTRS, from the coding sequence GTGTCACAGATAACGAACCGCCCGGGAGCGCACTACGACACGCCCGCGTGGGTCGTGACGGTCCTCGGCTTGTGTCTCGGATCGCTCGGTCTCGCGTACCTGATCACACATCCGGAACCGTTGTGGATCTGGGTGCTCGAGGGCCTTCTCGTCGTCACGCCGGCGGCGATCATCGTCTACGGCGGATACTGGATCGCGACGCACTCACCGAATCGGGTGGATCGCTGGATCGTCGCGGGCTGGGCGCTCGGTGGCGGCGGGATCGCGGTCGCGCTCGTCGTCGGGTACGTCCTCAGCGAACAGCTCAGCGGCGGACTCGTCACCGAGTTCGAGCAGTTGGTTCTGTTCGGGGCGTTGGGTGGGTCAGTCACCGCGCTACTCGCCGTGATTTCGACCCAGCGTCGGTATCGCGTTCCGGATGCCGCGTACCCCGACGAAGACTGGACGAACACCGATGGTGTCGGATCGTCCTCACAGAAGACGGTGGGGCAAGAGCGTCCGGATCTCGGACTCGGGATTCCAGGTGTGGCGCTGCTGACCGACGCAGCGGGGATCTATCGGCGCGAGGGGCTCCGACCGCTGGCCGCTTCGTCACGGAGGTTCGTCGCACGTACGCTGGTGGACGTAGGACTCCGTCACCAGCGACCGTATCACGAACGGAAACGGACGGACAGCGACGATCGGTGGGAGATGATGGCCCCAAAACTGGCGGAAACTGACGAGACCGCCGTCGATATCGGTTGCGCGAGCGGCTTTTTCACGGCGAAGTTGGGGAACGAAGGTCTGACGGTGACCGGTATCGATGTCGACCGGGAGCGAATCGAGACCGCGAAACGAACCTGGGAGGGGACCGAGGGGATCGAATTCGTCGTCGAGCGTCTCGATCCGGAGAACGTATCCGAGCTTCCACCGGTCGACGTCGTTCTCCTGTTGACCGTCTATCACCACTGGTGTGAGCACTTCGGACGTGAGAGCGCCGAAGGGATGCTGCGAGAGCTCGCCACGAGATCGAACAAGATCTTCTTCGAGCCGCCCGGAGAGGCGAGTCACCGATTCCAGTACATCGGTGAACGGCCGATCGCGGCCGACGAATCGATAGTCGAGTACTATACCTCTCTCCTGCTGTCGGTATTCGATGGACGTGTCGAGGTCGAACACCTCGGAGAGGCGGAGTACCCGTCCAGCGCTACCCGAACGGACCCCGTGTTCCTGATAGACTGCCAGGAGTACACTCGTTCGTAA
- a CDS encoding class I SAM-dependent methyltransferase translates to METPCVKVERERGEAARTALADRGLLDSDHEIESEGGWLYIPVSDPEGIEEFEISYRDVAARDRQTTPGDLLGEEPSYERLGDVVILHEEDAERARAIARAVVDSDLPVSTVVNRASEIRGELRVREWDVLEGESTETVHREYGLEYALDLSTVYFSPRLATERRRVTEQVREGERVFDMFAGVGPFAIPAAARDAEVVAVDLNGRAVKYLKENAHRNGVADRVTAISGDVREVAPRYEDWADRVIMNLPHSADEFLESAVALCGEECVIHFYDIQSDEDPFGPGERAIRAVADPEYEVTVEERREVRSYAPHELNVCLDVRLVRT, encoded by the coding sequence ATGGAGACGCCGTGTGTCAAGGTCGAGCGAGAGCGCGGCGAGGCCGCTAGGACGGCGCTCGCCGACCGCGGCCTGCTCGACTCCGACCACGAGATCGAATCCGAGGGGGGCTGGCTCTACATCCCGGTGAGCGATCCCGAGGGGATCGAGGAGTTCGAGATCAGCTACCGTGACGTGGCGGCGAGGGACCGGCAGACGACACCCGGTGACCTGCTGGGCGAGGAGCCGAGCTACGAGCGTCTCGGCGACGTCGTGATCCTCCACGAGGAGGACGCCGAACGTGCGCGAGCGATCGCGCGAGCCGTGGTCGACTCCGATCTACCAGTGAGCACGGTCGTGAACCGTGCCTCGGAGATCAGAGGCGAGTTGCGTGTCCGTGAGTGGGACGTACTCGAAGGCGAGAGCACGGAGACGGTCCACCGCGAGTACGGCCTCGAGTACGCGCTCGACCTCTCTACGGTCTACTTCTCGCCCCGGCTCGCGACCGAGCGCCGCCGGGTGACCGAGCAGGTGCGCGAGGGCGAACGGGTGTTCGATATGTTCGCCGGTGTGGGCCCGTTCGCGATCCCCGCGGCCGCACGGGACGCGGAGGTCGTCGCGGTGGATCTGAACGGCCGCGCGGTGAAGTACCTGAAGGAGAACGCCCACCGGAACGGCGTGGCGGATCGGGTCACGGCGATCTCAGGTGACGTCCGCGAGGTCGCTCCACGGTATGAAGACTGGGCGGATCGGGTGATCATGAACCTGCCTCACAGCGCGGACGAGTTCCTCGAGAGCGCCGTCGCGCTCTGTGGCGAGGAATGCGTGATTCACTTCTACGACATCCAGTCGGACGAGGACCCGTTCGGGCCGGGCGAGCGGGCGATTCGAGCCGTTGCCGATCCGGAGTACGAGGTGACCGTCGAAGAGCGCAGAGAGGTCCGGTCGTACGCCCCACACGAACTGAACGTCTGTCTCGACGTCCGGCTAGTGCGAACCTGA
- the dph5 gene encoding diphthine synthase, which translates to MLTFIGLGLYDERSITVEGRERLRAADSAYAEFYTSRLVGTDVGTLEAEHGIEIEVRDREGVEQHPGEILDAAETREVAFLTAGDPMISTTHVDLRLRAEERGIETRIVHGTTAEAAASSLTGLQNYRFGSATTLPFPYAHGAEGVPSNVTNTLSANRERGLHTLVYLDIKIGRGPDGEDPDHEEFMTADLAASHLSEEYEDVLGVAVARAGSPDPLVVADRLSELAEGEFGGPLHLLVVPGDLHHIESDALRAFAGAPESLTEPV; encoded by the coding sequence ATGCTCACGTTCATCGGTCTCGGCCTCTACGACGAGCGCTCGATCACCGTCGAGGGCCGCGAGCGCCTCCGGGCCGCCGACAGCGCCTACGCGGAGTTCTACACGAGTCGGCTCGTCGGCACCGACGTCGGAACGCTCGAAGCCGAGCACGGGATCGAAATCGAGGTGCGGGACAGGGAGGGCGTCGAGCAGCACCCCGGGGAGATACTGGACGCCGCCGAGACCAGGGAGGTCGCCTTCCTCACCGCGGGCGACCCGATGATCTCGACGACGCACGTCGACCTCAGGCTCCGTGCGGAAGAGCGCGGGATCGAGACGCGGATCGTCCACGGAACGACCGCGGAGGCGGCGGCCAGTTCGCTCACGGGTCTCCAGAACTACCGCTTCGGCTCGGCGACGACGCTTCCCTTCCCGTACGCCCACGGCGCGGAGGGCGTCCCGTCGAACGTGACGAACACGCTCTCGGCGAACCGAGAGCGCGGGCTACACACGCTCGTCTACCTCGACATCAAGATCGGGCGAGGCCCGGACGGGGAGGATCCCGACCACGAGGAGTTCATGACCGCGGATCTCGCGGCCTCTCACCTCTCCGAGGAGTACGAAGACGTGCTGGGTGTGGCCGTCGCCCGTGCGGGGAGCCCGGATCCGCTCGTCGTCGCCGATCGTCTCTCGGAACTCGCGGAGGGTGAGTTCGGCGGGCCGTTGCACCTCCTCGTCGTGCCTGGTGACCTCCACCACATCGAGAGCGACGCGCTCCGGGCGTTCGCCGGCGCTCCCGAGTCGCTCACCGAACCCGTCTGA
- a CDS encoding VanZ family protein, giving the protein MDERSRWLVVGLLALAILVASVVPIPGAVPEESAGLSTNMLFHLVGYAILSTALSVAFETRRTIGRSVAAAVVCATGYGAVIEGVQLFVPYRTGDPVDVAVNAFGALVGACAWWVSRRAEGL; this is encoded by the coding sequence ATGGACGAACGCAGCCGGTGGCTCGTAGTCGGCCTCCTCGCACTCGCAATCCTCGTGGCTTCCGTCGTTCCGATACCGGGAGCCGTACCCGAAGAGAGCGCCGGACTCTCGACGAACATGCTCTTTCACCTCGTGGGGTACGCGATCCTTTCGACGGCCCTCTCGGTCGCGTTTGAGACCCGGCGGACGATCGGACGCTCGGTCGCCGCGGCCGTCGTCTGTGCCACCGGCTACGGTGCGGTGATCGAGGGCGTTCAACTGTTCGTCCCGTATCGGACGGGCGACCCGGTCGACGTGGCCGTCAACGCCTTCGGCGCGCTCGTCGGCGCGTGCGCGTGGTGGGTATCGCGGCGGGCGGAAGGACTATGA
- a CDS encoding universal stress protein — MYHVLLAVAGDDERVGSQIEAVRSLPEAASEVEVTVFHCFGENPSGASVSQVGSARRARDELEAGGVTVHLDESSGDPAEAIIDAAERCDVDAICLAGRKRTPAGKVLFGSVTQGVILGTDRPVIVCG; from the coding sequence ATGTACCACGTGCTCCTCGCGGTCGCCGGGGACGACGAACGCGTCGGCTCACAGATCGAGGCCGTACGCTCGCTACCGGAGGCGGCGAGCGAGGTCGAGGTGACGGTGTTTCACTGCTTCGGGGAGAACCCATCGGGGGCGTCGGTCTCGCAGGTCGGTTCCGCACGCCGGGCGCGAGACGAGCTGGAGGCCGGAGGCGTGACGGTCCACCTCGACGAGTCGAGCGGCGATCCCGCGGAGGCGATCATCGACGCCGCCGAGAGGTGTGACGTCGACGCGATCTGCCTCGCCGGACGGAAGCGGACCCCAGCCGGGAAGGTGCTCTTCGGCAGCGTCACCCAGGGCGTGATCCTCGGCACCGACCGGCCGGTGATCGTCTGCGGCTGA
- a CDS encoding VOC family protein, with translation MDGTLDHVMMRVEDLDTSLEWYRTHLEYEEKDRYEGDGFTIVYLGPEDMHEEGAMLELTWNEGESYEVGDAWGHIAVRVPEGALESEYQGLMDDGVEDYRDPESCGGRYAFVKDPDGHEIEIVQRDQGSLWSLDHTMIRVEDADEALGFWTRKFEYEHVGRWESDSFANYFMAPEGAADEAMTVELTYNYDGRSYEMGDAWGHLCVRLDDLHDDWETLMEREAPEYRDPESCDDMYAFTTDQNGHEIELLPRDPNADSLFPF, from the coding sequence ATGGACGGCACGCTCGACCACGTCATGATGCGCGTCGAGGACCTGGATACCTCGCTCGAGTGGTACCGGACTCACCTCGAGTACGAGGAGAAAGACCGCTACGAGGGCGACGGCTTCACCATCGTCTACCTCGGTCCCGAGGACATGCACGAGGAGGGGGCGATGCTCGAACTCACCTGGAACGAGGGCGAGAGCTACGAGGTAGGCGACGCCTGGGGTCACATCGCGGTGCGCGTACCGGAGGGCGCGCTCGAGTCGGAGTACCAGGGGCTGATGGACGACGGTGTGGAAGACTACCGCGATCCGGAGTCCTGTGGGGGGCGCTACGCGTTCGTGAAGGACCCGGACGGCCACGAGATCGAGATCGTCCAGCGCGATCAGGGCTCGCTCTGGAGTCTCGACCACACGATGATCCGCGTCGAGGACGCCGACGAGGCGCTCGGCTTCTGGACTCGGAAGTTCGAGTACGAACACGTCGGTCGCTGGGAGTCCGACTCGTTCGCGAACTACTTCATGGCGCCGGAGGGCGCCGCGGACGAGGCGATGACCGTCGAACTCACCTACAACTACGACGGTCGTTCCTACGAGATGGGCGACGCCTGGGGCCACCTCTGCGTGCGTCTCGACGACCTGCACGACGACTGGGAGACGCTAATGGAGCGCGAGGCCCCGGAGTACCGCGATCCCGAGTCCTGTGACGACATGTACGCCTTCACGACCGACCAGAACGGCCACGAGATCGAACTGCTCCCACGGGACCCGAACGCCGACTCGCTGTTCCCGTTCTAG
- a CDS encoding phosphatase PAP2 family protein, protein MSRGVGEFDLLQGAVPDALALLVALLTQLGDVWFVTLCLLALFVRFDRDRIATVGGLAIGAIALTFALKYLFVLPRPDLPLIALEALPAVARPIYGLTGYASGYGFPSGHAVVTTVVYLALAERLPVSRRRNRYAVAVTVIALVGLSRIVLGLHYLVDVVVGIALGLALLVGTRWLLARYRTPARQRTVALGLGVVLAGTSVLVAGLRLEPVALLSVSVVLFSLSVWFGGSWNRPG, encoded by the coding sequence GTGTCCCGTGGTGTCGGCGAGTTCGACCTGCTACAGGGTGCCGTCCCCGACGCCCTCGCGCTCCTCGTCGCGCTGCTCACGCAGCTGGGCGACGTCTGGTTCGTCACCCTGTGTCTGCTCGCACTGTTCGTTCGGTTCGACCGCGACCGGATCGCGACCGTCGGCGGGCTTGCGATCGGAGCGATCGCGCTCACCTTCGCGTTGAAGTACCTGTTCGTCCTGCCCCGGCCGGACCTGCCGCTGATCGCACTGGAGGCGCTCCCGGCGGTAGCTCGGCCGATCTACGGACTGACGGGGTACGCGAGCGGCTACGGATTCCCGAGCGGGCACGCGGTCGTGACGACGGTCGTCTACCTCGCGCTCGCAGAGCGCCTCCCTGTGAGCCGTAGACGCAACCGATACGCCGTCGCGGTGACGGTCATAGCGCTCGTCGGGCTCTCCCGGATCGTCCTCGGGCTACACTATCTCGTCGACGTCGTCGTCGGGATCGCACTCGGGCTCGCCCTCCTCGTCGGAACCCGGTGGCTCCTCGCTCGGTACCGGACTCCCGCCCGCCAGCGGACCGTCGCGCTGGGACTCGGCGTCGTGCTCGCCGGGACGAGCGTGCTCGTCGCCGGCCTCCGGCTCGAACCCGTGGCGCTGCTATCGGTGTCGGTCGTCCTGTTCTCGCTCTCGGTCTGGTTCGGTGGGTCCTGGAACCGACCCGGCTGA
- a CDS encoding Na+/H+ antiporter NhaC family protein: MSEFGALSLVPPLLAIVLAIATRKAVLSLFLGVWAGGVIITGGIGLGQTFDWIAAAIGESVFHAQIIIFTLLLGSAVAMIWRLGGSHAIRDWAIERIDTQRKAGLATWGLGLLLFFDDYANSAVVGSTMKDVSDHLRISREKLSYLVDSTAAPVATLMISSWVAFQLSMIEAGYEATDLPAEEVPGTFSVFLESIPYNMYAILAIVMVAIVVLTGRDYGEMLTAEHRSATTGLVTREDAQPMQDVESELGEPNVSNPRLASFFVPIAVLIVVTIGSALWTGLEPGASLYDMVVNADYAVALIFGSFAMVLSTYVLGYVYSVLSLSESVDTTIDGFGIMLTAVTILVLAWSIGNVVEALETGEYVAGLADEVLTPELLPVVVLFTAAFIAFSTGTSWGTMAIVTPIAVPVAWSLTGDHTMVAAMVGMVFSGAIFGDHSSPISDTSVLSATFTGADLIDHVRTQLYYAVTVALVVTVLMLVWGFTRVSPLLLLPLGVLALVGLVYGLSEFDSNRRGIEPRQVRDSPRAAADDD; this comes from the coding sequence ATGTCGGAGTTCGGCGCGCTCTCGCTGGTCCCACCACTGCTCGCGATCGTGCTCGCCATCGCGACGCGGAAGGCGGTGCTCTCGCTCTTCCTCGGGGTCTGGGCCGGCGGCGTCATCATCACCGGGGGGATCGGCCTCGGCCAGACGTTCGACTGGATCGCGGCGGCGATCGGCGAGAGCGTCTTCCACGCCCAGATCATCATCTTCACCCTCCTCCTGGGATCGGCGGTCGCGATGATCTGGCGGCTGGGGGGCTCGCACGCGATCCGGGACTGGGCGATCGAACGGATCGACACCCAGCGAAAGGCAGGCCTCGCCACGTGGGGTCTCGGCCTGCTGCTCTTCTTCGACGACTACGCCAACTCCGCGGTCGTCGGGAGCACGATGAAGGACGTCTCCGATCACCTCCGGATCTCGCGGGAGAAGCTCTCCTATCTCGTCGACTCGACCGCCGCGCCCGTCGCGACGCTCATGATCTCCTCGTGGGTCGCCTTCCAGCTCTCGATGATCGAGGCGGGCTACGAGGCGACGGATCTCCCCGCTGAGGAGGTCCCCGGCACCTTCTCGGTCTTCCTCGAGTCGATCCCGTACAACATGTACGCGATCCTCGCGATCGTCATGGTCGCGATCGTCGTGCTCACCGGTCGCGACTACGGCGAGATGCTCACCGCCGAACACCGCTCGGCGACGACCGGCCTCGTCACCCGCGAGGACGCGCAGCCGATGCAGGACGTCGAGAGCGAACTCGGCGAGCCGAACGTCTCGAACCCGCGACTCGCCTCCTTTTTCGTCCCGATCGCCGTCCTGATCGTCGTGACGATCGGTTCGGCGCTCTGGACCGGTCTCGAGCCGGGCGCCTCGCTCTACGACATGGTCGTGAACGCCGACTACGCCGTCGCGCTCATCTTCGGCTCGTTCGCGATGGTGCTCTCGACCTACGTCCTGGGCTACGTCTACAGCGTCCTCTCGCTCTCCGAGAGCGTCGACACGACGATCGACGGCTTCGGGATCATGCTCACCGCGGTGACGATCCTCGTCCTCGCGTGGTCGATCGGGAACGTCGTCGAGGCGCTCGAGACCGGCGAGTACGTTGCGGGTCTCGCCGACGAGGTGCTCACCCCCGAACTCCTGCCCGTGGTGGTGCTCTTCACCGCCGCGTTCATCGCCTTCTCCACCGGGACCTCCTGGGGGACGATGGCGATCGTGACACCGATCGCGGTGCCGGTCGCCTGGAGTCTCACCGGGGATCACACGATGGTCGCGGCTATGGTCGGGATGGTCTTCTCGGGGGCGATCTTCGGGGATCACTCCTCGCCGATCTCCGATACGAGCGTCCTCTCCGCGACCTTCACCGGCGCGGACCTGATCGACCACGTCCGTACACAGCTCTACTATGCGGTGACCGTCGCGCTCGTCGTCACCGTCCTCATGCTCGTCTGGGGGTTCACCAGGGTCTCGCCACTGCTCCTGCTCCCGCTCGGGGTCCTCGCGCTCGTCGGGCTCGTCTACGGGCTCTCCGAGTTCGATTCGAACCGGCGCGGGATCGAGCCGAGGCAGGTGCGGGACTCGCCGAGGGCGGCGGCCGACGACGACTGA
- a CDS encoding OBG GTPase family GTP-binding protein: MGLEEEIEAIEEEISSTPYNKSTESHIGRLKAKLAEKKEKLENQSSGGGGDGYAVSKTGDATVALVGFPSVGKSTLLNALTNAESEVGAYEFTTLNVQPGMLQYRGANVQLMDVPGLIEGAAGGRGGGREVLSVVRTADLVLFLLSAFEIDRYERLRNELYENKVRLDTEPPDVTVSKKGRGGIRITSNIDFGLSEEVVKEVLREYGIVNADVTIREPIDIDLLIDAVMENRVYLPSAVAVNKVDLIDPTYAETVRAELRSHGLDPEEVTFISAEAEKGLDALKDRLWEDLRLIRVYMDKPGRGIDYEEPLVVREGSTVGDAMEKLGGEFERRFRFARVSGPSAKHDEQQVGEDHVLADEDVLKLILRR, from the coding sequence ATGGGACTGGAAGAGGAGATCGAGGCGATCGAGGAGGAGATCTCCTCGACGCCGTACAACAAGTCGACCGAGAGCCACATCGGTCGGCTGAAGGCGAAACTCGCCGAGAAGAAGGAGAAACTCGAGAACCAGTCCTCCGGCGGCGGCGGCGACGGCTACGCCGTCTCGAAGACCGGCGACGCGACGGTCGCGCTCGTCGGCTTCCCGAGCGTCGGAAAGTCCACCCTGCTGAACGCGCTCACGAACGCCGAGAGCGAGGTCGGCGCCTACGAGTTCACTACGCTCAACGTCCAGCCAGGGATGCTCCAGTACCGCGGGGCGAACGTCCAGCTGATGGACGTCCCCGGGCTGATCGAGGGTGCGGCGGGCGGCCGTGGCGGCGGTCGCGAGGTGCTCTCGGTGGTCCGGACCGCCGACCTCGTGCTGTTCCTGCTCTCGGCGTTCGAGATCGACCGCTACGAGCGCCTGCGGAACGAACTCTACGAGAACAAGGTCCGACTGGACACCGAACCCCCCGACGTCACCGTCTCGAAGAAGGGCCGTGGCGGGATCCGGATCACCTCCAACATCGACTTCGGACTCAGCGAGGAGGTGGTAAAGGAGGTGCTCCGCGAGTACGGTATCGTCAACGCGGACGTCACGATCAGGGAGCCGATCGACATCGACCTGCTGATCGACGCCGTAATGGAGAACCGGGTGTATCTCCCCTCCGCTGTCGCCGTGAACAAGGTCGACCTGATCGACCCGACCTACGCCGAGACGGTGAGAGCCGAACTGCGAAGCCACGGACTCGACCCCGAGGAGGTGACGTTCATCTCGGCAGAGGCGGAGAAGGGTCTCGACGCGCTCAAAGACCGGCTCTGGGAGGACCTGCGGCTCATCCGGGTCTACATGGACAAACCCGGTCGCGGGATCGACTACGAGGAGCCGCTCGTGGTCCGCGAGGGGTCGACCGTCGGCGACGCGATGGAGAAACTCGGCGGCGAGTTCGAACGGCGCTTTCGGTTCGCCCGGGTCTCGGGTCCGAGCGCGAAACACGACGAACAGCAGGTCGGCGAGGACCACGTCCTCGCGGACGAAGACGTCCTGAAGCTGATCCTCAGGCGGTGA
- a CDS encoding VNG_1110C family protein, whose protein sequence is MPDPARLRDSTQIVLPRSALSGLGEQLEAEFPVTLFSEGGRRVRIIGSPVVIKDVTEFLVRNGVALP, encoded by the coding sequence ATGCCGGATCCCGCGCGGCTGCGCGACAGCACGCAGATAGTGCTCCCACGCTCCGCGCTGTCGGGGCTCGGCGAGCAACTGGAGGCGGAGTTCCCCGTCACTCTCTTCTCCGAGGGCGGGAGACGGGTGCGGATCATCGGCAGCCCGGTCGTCATCAAGGACGTGACGGAGTTCCTCGTGCGAAACGGCGTGGCGCTCCCCTAG